One window of Chamaesiphon minutus PCC 6605 genomic DNA carries:
- a CDS encoding PD-(D/E)XK nuclease family protein, which produces MDFASYHLWSQFEPALGWEDTHCQMQRGWRAIQTLARDRSPKVAFTETIWQKVGKLAQAGIYEFHQQPLLLKHPRGCERVADRLYLYYEIATVRDRVMQILRQYQADPWLLDRDILLLNRGDEPIPSPIEIAVGGEGFQLLAAFDCIIRSSPHQIQIIDFKTGLADPDFRQAEVYLLACSYLYPDCEAVAYFYNLETMTSSELVTATPDRLMKIARKLAQIAKLHQQQLQEYQLNPDCFDRLFPPHPGTHCRACAFNYYCAYAVGS; this is translated from the coding sequence ATGGACTTTGCCAGCTATCATCTATGGTCGCAGTTTGAGCCTGCGCTGGGTTGGGAAGATACACATTGTCAGATGCAACGGGGATGGCGAGCAATTCAAACCCTCGCCCGCGATCGATCGCCCAAAGTAGCATTTACTGAGACAATTTGGCAAAAAGTCGGCAAATTAGCCCAAGCCGGAATATATGAATTCCATCAACAGCCACTACTGCTAAAACACCCGCGCGGCTGCGAACGAGTTGCCGATCGATTGTATTTGTATTATGAAATTGCCACCGTGCGCGATCGAGTGATGCAGATTCTCCGGCAATATCAGGCCGATCCGTGGTTGCTCGATCGCGATATTCTCCTTCTCAATCGCGGTGATGAGCCAATTCCATCACCGATCGAAATTGCAGTTGGGGGCGAAGGGTTTCAACTGCTGGCGGCTTTTGACTGTATTATTCGATCCAGTCCTCACCAAATTCAGATTATCGATTTCAAAACCGGACTGGCAGATCCCGACTTCCGGCAAGCGGAGGTATATTTGTTAGCCTGTAGCTATCTATACCCCGATTGTGAGGCGGTGGCTTATTTTTATAATTTAGAGACCATGACTAGCTCCGAACTAGTCACCGCCACTCCCGATCGATTAATGAAAATCGCACGTAAATTAGCCCAAATTGCTAAGTTACACCAACAACAACTCCAAGAATACCAACTCAATCCCGATTGCTTCGATCGCTTATTTCCTCCCCATCCCGGTACTCACTGTCGCGCTTGTGCCTTTAACTATTACTGTGCGTATGCAGTAGGGAGTTAG
- a CDS encoding transglycosylase domain-containing protein — translation MLNLFARLKELSAKLPLAGAAKPRDDRQQLAGSNDFEHSRVPAIDPDSGSLGVNNTAREIANNLYPAKAATHSPTADEDKANSSMAPSPPTDRAVKSPAQRKAKQLATAVGKTATTIGTTVGRVGTVVAKPFKGPKPLHKNRLFWAGSTLGVGMLALGGAWLFVDRSVSQYAPADALSYVRPGTITIKGLDGSILLQTGNATRETLKIWQIPDKLKKAFVAIEDRRFYEHDGVDYKGVTRALVQNVTSKNLVEGASSINQQLARMVYLNQERSFWRKLREVRLAQRLTDGLTKDQILERYLNLVYLGEGTYGVADSAWVYFSKTVDQLTLAEMATLAAMPPAPNKYSPFVNPNFAKQRRNLVIDRMLEAKFITAAEAKAAKAEPLKTKRSPIKRELQEARYFTKYIEQELPKYISAKAIKAGGLTVETTLNPEWQNKAEEIVNSTVRNNRGSFGQAAMVSIDPRTGGIRSMVGGTDFETHQFNRVTQAKRQPGSTFKPIVYATAIAGGISPNKSYLDAPFDVDGYKPKNAGKKFRGYITMHDALINSINIIAIKILLDTGWEPVIDNAKKMGIESKLEPFYSLALGGLEVNLLEITGAYSTFAARGIHNPVHGITRVINQKGEVIYYNKPQPTKVFEPDTNAIMTWMMRGVVNEGTATSAQIGRPVAGKTGTTDKERDLWFIGFVPQLVTGVWLGNDNNRPTGNASSTAAYAWSRFMKVAVKDFPSQDFPARPDNLSRRKPELKLDPIKPRYRRDLPMPKDGERVDDDNRTNSEDRPRRRRRRFEETTTTNNSSSSQESPRRRRRRLAEASTSNNTTTTNTSNSSEESPRRRRRRSAEASTSNNTTTTNTSNSSEESPRRRRRRRSSEQ, via the coding sequence GTGTTGAACTTATTCGCCAGGTTAAAGGAACTGTCCGCTAAATTGCCGCTGGCTGGGGCCGCAAAACCTCGTGACGATCGTCAACAATTAGCTGGTAGTAATGATTTTGAGCATTCTCGCGTACCTGCGATCGATCCGGATTCTGGCTCGCTGGGTGTCAATAACACCGCTAGAGAAATTGCCAACAATTTATATCCTGCTAAAGCTGCTACCCACTCACCAACCGCAGATGAGGATAAAGCTAATTCTTCAATGGCTCCGTCCCCACCAACCGATCGAGCTGTCAAGTCCCCAGCCCAACGTAAAGCTAAACAACTGGCAACAGCAGTAGGTAAAACCGCAACCACTATCGGCACCACGGTGGGGCGAGTCGGGACAGTCGTCGCCAAACCATTTAAAGGGCCAAAACCCCTACACAAAAATCGCCTGTTTTGGGCTGGCTCTACTCTGGGAGTGGGCATGTTAGCTCTAGGTGGCGCGTGGCTATTTGTCGATCGCAGTGTCAGCCAGTATGCCCCCGCCGATGCCCTCAGCTACGTGCGTCCGGGGACGATTACCATTAAAGGTTTAGACGGGAGTATTCTGCTGCAAACGGGCAATGCTACCCGCGAGACGCTCAAAATTTGGCAAATACCCGACAAACTCAAAAAAGCCTTCGTCGCGATCGAAGATCGTCGCTTCTACGAGCACGACGGCGTGGACTATAAAGGGGTCACCCGCGCCCTCGTCCAAAACGTCACCTCCAAAAACTTGGTCGAAGGAGCCAGTAGCATCAACCAACAGTTGGCGCGGATGGTTTATCTCAACCAAGAACGCAGTTTCTGGCGCAAACTCCGCGAAGTGCGCCTCGCCCAAAGATTGACCGACGGACTCACCAAAGACCAGATTCTCGAACGCTACCTCAATCTGGTGTATTTGGGTGAAGGTACTTATGGAGTAGCCGATTCGGCTTGGGTCTATTTTAGTAAAACCGTAGACCAACTGACGCTCGCTGAAATGGCCACCCTCGCCGCAATGCCGCCAGCACCCAATAAATACTCCCCCTTTGTCAATCCCAACTTTGCCAAGCAACGCCGCAACCTGGTGATCGATCGGATGTTGGAAGCTAAATTTATCACTGCTGCTGAAGCCAAAGCCGCAAAAGCAGAGCCACTCAAGACCAAACGCAGCCCGATCAAACGCGAACTACAAGAAGCCCGATATTTTACTAAATATATCGAGCAAGAACTACCCAAGTACATCTCTGCTAAAGCCATCAAAGCAGGCGGCTTGACTGTCGAAACCACTCTCAATCCAGAGTGGCAAAACAAAGCTGAAGAAATCGTCAACTCCACCGTCAGAAATAATCGCGGCTCCTTCGGGCAAGCTGCCATGGTAAGTATCGATCCCCGCACGGGCGGGATTCGATCGATGGTGGGCGGTACCGACTTTGAAACCCACCAATTCAACCGCGTCACCCAAGCCAAACGCCAACCCGGATCGACCTTCAAACCGATCGTCTATGCTACCGCGATCGCTGGTGGCATCAGCCCGAATAAATCCTACCTCGATGCGCCGTTTGACGTTGATGGTTATAAGCCCAAAAATGCGGGTAAAAAATTCAGAGGCTACATCACGATGCACGATGCACTGATTAATTCAATCAACATCATCGCCATCAAAATCCTGCTCGATACGGGCTGGGAACCCGTCATCGATAATGCCAAAAAAATGGGCATCGAATCCAAACTCGAACCTTTTTATTCCTTGGCGTTAGGTGGATTGGAAGTCAACTTGCTAGAGATAACTGGTGCTTATTCTACCTTTGCCGCACGGGGAATTCACAACCCCGTCCATGGCATCACCAGAGTCATCAACCAAAAAGGCGAAGTTATCTATTACAACAAACCCCAACCCACCAAAGTCTTTGAACCCGATACTAATGCAATTATGACCTGGATGATGAGGGGAGTCGTCAATGAAGGAACGGCTACCTCAGCCCAAATCGGTCGTCCAGTAGCGGGTAAAACCGGAACTACCGATAAAGAACGGGATCTCTGGTTCATCGGCTTTGTGCCCCAATTAGTTACTGGCGTCTGGCTGGGTAACGATAACAACCGACCCACGGGTAATGCTAGTAGTACTGCCGCCTACGCCTGGTCGCGGTTTATGAAAGTTGCCGTCAAAGATTTTCCCTCCCAAGACTTCCCCGCTCGTCCCGACAATCTTAGCAGACGCAAACCCGAACTCAAACTCGACCCAATTAAGCCTCGCTATCGGCGCGATCTCCCCATGCCTAAAGATGGCGAGCGCGTTGATGACGATAACAGAACTAATTCTGAAGACCGTCCCCGTCGTCGCCGTCGCCGTTTCGAGGAGACAACAACAACAAATAACAGCTCTAGTTCTCAAGAAAGTCCCCGTCGCCGCCGTCGCCGTTTGGCAGAAGCTAGCACTAGCAATAATACTACCACTACTAATACTAGTAACAGTTCGGAAGAAAGTCCCCGTCGCCGCCGTCGCCGTTCGGCAGAAGCTAGCACTAGCAATAATACTACCACTACTAATACTAGTAACAGTTCGGAAGAAAGTCCCCGTCGCCGCCGTCGCCGTCGTTCCAGCGAGCAGTAG
- a CDS encoding response regulator → MNNDLHYLTAADPQRNAIGRFQYLSWGEFTGAVDITVASGQAWEIVFYQGQIAWSIDRTQPNRIWQRLLRAEIGYEHVGLDLLFQAANHHPWPGFEQGREVCWQYQGALALMMLAEIKTSELTNILTIAARETIFDLLQYSQGQKLNFRSQSEIFIERPPITINTEEVIAQAEVMWQEWNTQKLGNISPHKTPVIRHPVQLYRQTTPIIYQNLVQVITGKRTLREIAVEIDEDLLLLTRSLTRYIQTGIIELIDLPDLKSPQLVNKVLPERSISRTPSLQHKTIQSKLVICIDDNPHVCESMRAIVTDAGYRFIAIQDATQALPRLLENKPDLIFLDLIMPKVNGYEICGQIRRISALANTPIVILTGKDGLLDRVRSKVVGASEFTCKPITEYTIISSLEKYIGTASSRN, encoded by the coding sequence ATGAACAACGATCTTCACTATTTAACTGCGGCTGACCCACAACGGAATGCGATCGGGAGATTTCAGTATCTAAGTTGGGGAGAATTTACTGGTGCTGTAGATATTACGGTGGCGTCGGGCCAAGCATGGGAAATTGTCTTCTATCAAGGGCAGATTGCCTGGAGTATCGATCGCACCCAGCCCAATCGCATTTGGCAGCGACTGCTGCGTGCTGAGATCGGCTACGAGCATGTTGGACTCGACTTATTATTTCAGGCTGCCAATCATCATCCTTGGCCGGGATTCGAGCAAGGGCGCGAAGTTTGCTGGCAATACCAAGGCGCGCTGGCTCTAATGATGTTAGCCGAAATTAAAACTTCCGAGCTGACCAATATTTTGACGATCGCCGCGCGGGAGACAATTTTTGACTTGTTGCAGTACAGTCAAGGCCAAAAGTTAAACTTTCGATCGCAGTCCGAAATCTTTATCGAGCGACCGCCAATTACAATTAATACCGAAGAAGTCATCGCTCAAGCTGAAGTAATGTGGCAAGAGTGGAATACTCAGAAATTAGGGAATATTTCCCCGCATAAAACCCCAGTTATCAGACATCCCGTCCAACTCTATCGCCAAACTACGCCGATTATTTATCAAAATTTGGTGCAGGTGATTACTGGCAAACGGACGCTGCGAGAAATTGCCGTCGAAATCGATGAAGATTTGTTATTACTAACGCGCTCTCTGACTCGTTATATTCAGACTGGCATCATCGAATTAATCGATCTACCAGATCTCAAGTCGCCCCAGCTTGTTAATAAAGTTTTGCCAGAGCGATCGATCTCTCGGACACCATCGCTACAGCATAAAACCATCCAATCTAAATTAGTGATTTGTATCGATGATAATCCTCATGTTTGTGAAAGTATGAGAGCGATCGTTACCGATGCTGGTTATCGATTTATTGCAATTCAAGATGCAACGCAAGCTTTACCAAGATTACTAGAAAATAAGCCAGATCTAATTTTTCTAGATTTAATTATGCCCAAAGTTAATGGTTATGAAATTTGCGGCCAAATTCGTCGAATTTCAGCTTTGGCTAACACGCCAATCGTAATTTTAACAGGTAAAGACGGATTGCTCGATCGCGTGCGTTCTAAAGTAGTCGGTGCGTCAGAATTTACCTGCAAACCAATCACTGAATATACAATTATTTCTTCGCTTGAAAAATACATCGGCACTGCCTCTTCAAGAAACTAA
- a CDS encoding Hpt domain-containing protein produces the protein MNDSQIQAQAYSYFLAEAPELLHVIEQEILTLPNEHTTAKVHNLMRALHTLKGAAANVGLTTIERIAHNFEDVTRVFYDLDVEIDVSIQTLLLDGYSGLSECLTAHVATGESREIDESAIVERMTATIEQLKEKLGDWSETEIALPTAIELGFDIVASIFETTIQEQIDEVVTTIATHDPDLITQCLHSVADICISLAESFELPGFLAINQAILAAITNHPDRVSDIALLALIDLQQAQSDVLAGDRTIGGTISPALEKLAQSTALASDRILVDTAAPDLDRLAENSETWADIPQADLSIETEVIDPREAELKEFQAFLISDRFRKRNQFSTDNQHLFDRIVRLCWDWFRHEIQALPAQLNLEILVMTEGLTDLDYIHHWIGLLLKALSPSSDRDSLYLYRQCCIYQVVFAVAKYLAGTEPHPQLTPEFLTELRLGLQTTVNTYKQGSPVTANERGWIDRIILPHHWLKNSEPNPSEDLLLTEIWGQLDFGKNH, from the coding sequence ATGAATGACTCACAAATTCAAGCACAGGCTTATAGTTACTTTTTAGCGGAGGCTCCAGAATTACTCCACGTTATCGAGCAAGAAATTCTCACTTTACCTAACGAACACACTACAGCTAAAGTCCATAACCTAATGCGGGCGTTACATACGCTCAAAGGTGCAGCAGCCAATGTCGGGTTGACGACGATCGAGCGGATCGCACACAATTTTGAAGATGTCACGCGAGTTTTTTACGATCTAGACGTAGAAATAGATGTATCGATTCAAACTTTACTTTTAGATGGATATTCAGGATTATCTGAATGCTTAACTGCCCATGTTGCTACTGGTGAGAGTAGAGAAATTGATGAAAGCGCGATCGTCGAGCGGATGACAGCAACCATCGAACAATTAAAAGAAAAATTAGGCGATTGGAGTGAAACAGAAATTGCCCTACCGACAGCGATCGAATTAGGCTTTGATATTGTTGCTTCAATTTTTGAAACGACAATTCAAGAGCAAATTGACGAAGTTGTTACAACGATTGCCACTCACGATCCAGATCTGATTACCCAGTGTCTCCACAGCGTTGCCGACATTTGCATTAGTTTGGCAGAATCTTTTGAACTCCCTGGTTTCTTGGCCATCAATCAGGCAATTTTGGCCGCAATTACCAATCATCCCGATCGAGTGAGCGATATTGCACTGCTTGCTCTAATCGATCTCCAACAAGCGCAAAGTGACGTCCTCGCAGGCGATCGAACTATCGGCGGAACCATTTCTCCCGCTCTAGAAAAACTAGCCCAAAGTACTGCTTTAGCAAGCGATCGAATTTTAGTTGATACTGCTGCTCCCGATCTCGATCGACTAGCTGAAAATAGCGAAACATGGGCAGATATACCTCAAGCCGACCTATCGATCGAAACTGAAGTTATCGACCCCAGAGAAGCCGAATTGAAGGAATTCCAAGCATTTTTGATAAGCGACAGATTTCGCAAGCGCAATCAATTTAGTACCGACAATCAGCATCTATTCGATCGCATCGTTCGCTTGTGCTGGGATTGGTTCCGACACGAGATTCAAGCACTTCCAGCTCAGTTAAATCTAGAAATATTAGTTATGACTGAAGGATTAACAGATTTAGATTATATCCATCACTGGATCGGCCTATTATTAAAAGCCTTAAGTCCATCGAGCGATCGAGATAGTCTTTATCTCTATCGTCAGTGTTGTATCTATCAAGTCGTATTTGCTGTAGCTAAATATTTAGCTGGTACCGAACCACACCCACAATTAACTCCAGAATTTTTGACTGAGTTACGGTTGGGTTTGCAAACTACTGTAAATACTTACAAGCAAGGATCTCCAGTTACTGCCAACGAACGCGGCTGGATCGATCGCATTATTCTTCCCCACCACTGGCTCAAGAATTCTGAGCCGAATCCTAGCGAAGATCTGCTCTTGACCGAAATCTGGGGTCAACTAGATTTTGGTAAGAATCATTAG
- a CDS encoding ABC transporter substrate-binding protein: MKRRSILISSSIFLLSLVVTVGCNNSPTSQPKATVSPQPGDVKLGFSAWPGWFPWQVAQEKEIFGRSKVGVNLKWFDSYVDSITALNNGSIDANSQTLADTISSIASGNDLVVVLTNDNSTGNDKIIISEQIKSVKDLKGKKVAAEEGTVDHFLLVQALKRVNMTMKDIQFVPLETSKAADAFVAGQVDAAAVFAPFTTKALKRPGSRELFSSKDFPGSISDHLVFTRKFVKEHPDKVQAVVDSWFATLGHINRGLYRDEADQIMAKRAGVSMAEYKDYLDGTKIFSLEDNLEAFKPGTDTTSLPRAAAEANKFLFENKLIKTQVDVSKIFDDRFVKAYAAKTRGK; encoded by the coding sequence ATGAAACGACGTTCTATTCTAATTTCAAGCTCGATCTTTCTCCTCAGTCTGGTCGTTACTGTTGGGTGTAATAATAGTCCTACCAGTCAACCTAAAGCCACAGTTAGTCCACAGCCCGGAGATGTTAAATTAGGTTTTAGTGCTTGGCCGGGTTGGTTTCCATGGCAAGTAGCACAAGAAAAAGAAATTTTTGGCCGATCGAAAGTTGGCGTCAACCTCAAATGGTTCGATAGTTATGTTGACTCGATTACTGCGCTCAATAATGGCAGTATCGATGCCAATAGTCAAACATTAGCAGATACGATTAGCTCGATCGCTAGTGGCAATGATTTAGTAGTAGTACTGACCAATGATAATTCTACTGGTAACGACAAGATTATTATTAGCGAACAAATTAAATCTGTCAAAGACCTTAAAGGTAAAAAAGTAGCAGCAGAAGAAGGTACTGTCGATCATTTCTTGTTAGTACAAGCTCTCAAAAGAGTCAATATGACTATGAAAGATATTCAGTTTGTACCGTTAGAAACAAGTAAAGCTGCGGATGCTTTTGTCGCTGGTCAAGTAGATGCAGCCGCAGTATTTGCACCGTTTACGACCAAGGCTTTAAAAAGACCTGGCAGTAGGGAACTATTTAGTTCTAAAGATTTTCCCGGTTCGATTTCCGATCATTTAGTATTTACGCGTAAATTTGTCAAAGAGCACCCCGATAAAGTTCAAGCCGTAGTCGATAGTTGGTTTGCTACTCTGGGCCACATCAACAGAGGCTTGTATCGAGATGAAGCCGACCAAATTATGGCCAAACGCGCGGGAGTAAGTATGGCAGAATACAAAGATTATCTTGATGGGACTAAAATCTTTAGTTTAGAAGATAATCTAGAAGCTTTTAAACCCGGTACAGATACTACCTCTTTACCGCGAGCAGCCGCAGAAGCTAATAAATTTTTGTTTGAGAATAAGTTAATTAAAACTCAAGTAGATGTAAGTAAAATATTTGACGATCGATTTGTCAAGGCTTATGCTGCCAAAACTAGGGGGAAATAA
- a CDS encoding ABC1 kinase family protein: MQALTKIDSSRQREILEILLHHGWDFMRQILTMGKAVGGDATAENRVDVPPPEILRSILVDLGPVYVKLGQLLSTRPDLLPLEYIEALSELQSNVPPIDWREIETILIEQLAQPPSEIFSQIDIVPVAAGSIAQTHRAILKDGRIVAIKVQRPGIDRLVTRDIAMIKQIAKLLSGTDFGKRYDLVSLAAEFSTALQSELDFTQEARYTEALRQNLLAGKWFDTTKIMVPEIDRRLSTQKVLVLQWLDGVPILAARLTGKNHGGDIQQERQALTVLCFRAFFQQYLVDGLFHADPHPGNLFYLDDGRVAVLDCGMMGRLDARTQSALVEMILAIVNGDAQRCAQITLQLAEPMGELNLSRLEWDYDRLLHKYNNISLQNMNASEAFAEILQAARRNNLRWPSNIGLFAKSLANLEGVGRQFNPEVNLFEEVRPLMNDMFQRQLFGDDLIQSLLRTGLELKNLSMQSPRQLGFLLDRFSSETLKLNITIKDLDGIQNSIDDAANRRSFSTVVGSLVVGAAIVSANAQTSQLQLLSNVLFGTASILGLWLIVKIIRSGNLL; the protein is encoded by the coding sequence ATGCAAGCTCTTACCAAGATCGATAGTTCTCGCCAGCGGGAGATATTAGAAATCCTATTGCACCATGGCTGGGACTTCATGCGCCAAATCCTGACTATGGGCAAAGCCGTGGGTGGAGACGCGACAGCAGAGAATCGAGTCGATGTCCCACCACCAGAAATTCTCCGCAGTATTTTGGTCGATTTGGGTCCTGTTTATGTCAAGCTAGGACAATTGCTCAGTACCCGTCCGGATCTGTTACCGCTGGAATATATCGAGGCTCTGAGCGAACTCCAATCGAATGTGCCGCCGATCGATTGGCGTGAGATCGAAACAATCTTGATCGAACAACTCGCGCAACCACCTTCAGAAATTTTCAGCCAGATCGATATTGTCCCTGTCGCCGCCGGATCGATCGCTCAAACCCATCGTGCAATTCTCAAAGATGGTCGGATCGTCGCCATCAAAGTCCAGCGTCCGGGGATCGATCGCTTGGTGACTAGGGATATTGCCATGATTAAGCAGATCGCCAAGCTGCTCTCTGGCACTGACTTTGGCAAACGTTACGACTTAGTTTCCCTCGCTGCCGAATTTAGTACCGCCCTCCAATCGGAGCTAGATTTCACTCAAGAAGCGCGCTATACAGAGGCACTCCGCCAAAATTTACTGGCGGGTAAGTGGTTTGACACCACCAAAATTATGGTGCCAGAGATCGATCGGCGGTTATCGACTCAGAAAGTCTTGGTGCTCCAATGGTTGGATGGCGTACCAATTTTGGCCGCGCGGCTGACGGGTAAAAATCATGGCGGCGATATTCAACAGGAGCGTCAAGCACTCACCGTCCTATGTTTCCGCGCCTTCTTTCAGCAATATCTCGTCGATGGCTTGTTCCATGCCGATCCGCATCCCGGCAACCTTTTCTACCTCGACGATGGGCGAGTCGCCGTTCTCGATTGTGGCATGATGGGACGACTCGATGCTCGCACCCAGTCGGCTCTAGTCGAAATGATTCTCGCGATCGTCAATGGCGATGCCCAACGTTGCGCCCAAATTACCCTGCAACTGGCCGAACCCATGGGCGAACTCAATCTCTCTCGCCTAGAATGGGATTACGATCGCCTGCTGCACAAATATAACAATATCAGCTTGCAGAATATGAATGCCAGCGAAGCTTTCGCCGAGATCCTTCAAGCTGCGCGCCGCAACAACCTGCGCTGGCCGAGTAATATCGGTCTATTTGCCAAATCCTTAGCCAATTTAGAGGGCGTCGGACGACAATTTAATCCCGAAGTCAATTTATTTGAAGAAGTTCGTCCGCTAATGAATGACATGTTCCAGCGGCAACTTTTCGGCGACGATCTGATCCAATCGCTACTTAGAACGGGCTTAGAATTAAAAAATCTCTCGATGCAATCGCCGCGACAATTAGGATTTTTACTCGATCGATTTAGCTCCGAAACGTTGAAGCTAAATATCACGATTAAAGACTTAGATGGCATCCAAAATAGCATCGATGATGCAGCTAATCGGCGATCCTTTAGTACGGTAGTCGGCTCTTTAGTCGTCGGAGCCGCGATCGTTTCGGCAAATGCCCAAACTTCACAATTGCAACTGCTAAGTAATGTGCTGTTTGGCACGGCAAGTATTCTAGGGTTATGGTTAATTGTGAAAATTATTAGGTCTGGAAATTTACTTTGA
- a CDS encoding leucine-rich repeat-containing protein kinase family protein, with product METIDLLRSGQLQGIKRLDLAANLTEFPIEIFDLADSLEILNLSDNNLRSLPENLDRLHQLKVIFLSNNDFEEIPSAVADCPSLSMIGFKSNKIKIVGENRLPLNLRWLILTDNKLERLPNSIGKLQRLQKLMLAGNQLRSLPDKMAACQNLELIRLSANCLESLPNWLFTLPRLSWLAYAGNPCCIANLSPTVTTIPWADLTLSDTLGEGASGVISKGVWESSTQPPTNVAIKIFKGAMTSDGVPADEMNACMAAGEHPHLVGALGKIVDCPNDRLGLMLSLIPPDYRNLGNPPNLDTCTRDTYAAGTSFSVAKLLKIAIGICAAADRLHSQGIMHGDLYAHNILVNRSGHSLLGDFGAASSYDRNDPILGTALERLEVRAFGCLLEDLLDRCQLLDDNPAKLTLNKLCQDCLQSIPAKRPLFREIERVLSAIKVNFQT from the coding sequence ATGGAAACGATCGACTTGCTGCGCTCTGGTCAATTGCAGGGGATCAAACGACTAGATTTAGCTGCTAATTTGACAGAATTCCCGATTGAGATTTTCGATCTAGCAGATTCTTTAGAAATATTGAATCTGTCTGATAATAACTTACGGTCTTTACCTGAGAATTTAGATCGGCTACACCAGCTCAAAGTTATCTTTCTAAGTAACAACGATTTTGAGGAAATCCCTAGCGCAGTGGCAGATTGTCCGAGCTTATCCATGATAGGATTCAAATCTAACAAAATTAAGATCGTGGGCGAAAATAGATTACCGCTCAATTTGAGGTGGTTGATTTTGACGGACAATAAATTGGAACGGCTGCCAAATTCGATCGGGAAACTCCAACGCTTGCAAAAATTAATGCTCGCTGGAAATCAATTGCGATCGCTGCCAGATAAAATGGCGGCTTGTCAGAATTTAGAACTGATTAGACTGTCGGCAAATTGCCTCGAATCTTTGCCAAACTGGTTATTTACTTTGCCTCGGCTGTCGTGGTTGGCTTATGCGGGCAATCCGTGCTGTATTGCGAATCTATCGCCAACTGTAACCACCATTCCGTGGGCAGATTTGACTCTTTCGGATACCTTGGGTGAAGGTGCTTCTGGGGTGATTTCCAAGGGTGTCTGGGAGTCATCAACGCAGCCGCCCACTAATGTCGCCATCAAGATTTTTAAAGGCGCGATGACCAGCGATGGTGTACCAGCAGATGAAATGAATGCTTGTATGGCTGCTGGCGAACATCCGCATTTGGTTGGTGCATTGGGTAAAATTGTCGATTGCCCTAACGATAGATTGGGTTTGATGTTGTCATTAATTCCCCCCGATTATCGCAATCTAGGCAACCCGCCGAATTTGGATACATGTACTAGAGATACCTATGCTGCGGGGACATCTTTTTCGGTAGCCAAACTTTTAAAAATCGCCATCGGGATCTGTGCGGCGGCGGATCGTCTTCACTCCCAAGGCATAATGCACGGCGATTTATACGCTCACAATATTCTGGTAAATCGAAGTGGGCATAGCTTGTTAGGCGATTTTGGTGCCGCTTCTAGCTACGATCGTAACGATCCGATCTTGGGTACGGCATTGGAAAGATTGGAAGTCAGAGCATTTGGTTGTCTATTAGAAGATTTACTCGATCGCTGTCAATTGCTAGATGACAATCCAGCAAAGTTGACATTAAATAAGTTATGCCAAGATTGTTTACAGTCCATTCCTGCTAAGAGGCCGTTATTTAGAGAAATCGAGCGAGTATTATCTGCAATCAAAGTAAATTTCCAGACCTAA
- a CDS encoding response regulator has translation MIRLLLVDDLVIFRQGLAALINLEPDIEIVGEAGNGEEAILLAETLRPDVILMDVRMPICNGVEATKVIHQRFPWIRIMVLTTFDEDEYICQSLQNGALGYILKSTPSQQLATTIRSLDRGFGQLDPAIALKVFARIPERAVTPSPTLAILEHFNHSEIEILKQIGKGKSNREIAKDLHLTEGTVKNYVTNILTCLNLRDRLQIALWVSQNITDSFTQI, from the coding sequence ATGATTCGCTTACTATTGGTTGATGACCTAGTTATTTTCAGGCAAGGATTAGCGGCACTAATTAACCTCGAACCAGATATTGAAATTGTTGGCGAAGCTGGCAACGGTGAAGAGGCAATTTTGCTTGCCGAAACGCTACGTCCTGACGTAATTTTGATGGATGTGCGAATGCCGATCTGTAATGGGGTAGAAGCCACAAAAGTCATTCATCAGCGATTTCCGTGGATTAGAATCATGGTGTTGACGACGTTTGATGAAGATGAATATATCTGTCAGTCGCTCCAAAATGGCGCGCTGGGCTATATCCTCAAAAGTACACCATCCCAACAGTTAGCAACGACGATTCGCAGTCTCGATCGCGGTTTCGGACAACTAGATCCGGCGATCGCATTGAAAGTATTCGCACGCATTCCCGAACGAGCGGTAACACCATCGCCGACATTAGCTATTTTAGAACATTTCAATCACAGTGAGATTGAAATTCTCAAGCAAATTGGTAAGGGTAAAAGCAATCGAGAAATTGCTAAAGATTTACATCTGACGGAAGGAACTGTCAAAAACTACGTCACGAATATTCTCACTTGTTTGAATTTACGCGACAGATTACAAATCGCTCTCTGGGTATCTCAAAATATCACAGATTCATTCACGCAAATATAG